DNA sequence from the Pseudoxanthomonas indica genome:
AGTTTCCGCGAGTTCTATCCGTTCTACCTCAGTGAGCACAGCAACCGCGTGTCGCGGCGGCTGCATTTCATCGGCAGTTGCGGCGTGCTCCTGCTGCTGGCGTGGGCGATCTATCGCGGCAATGCCTGGTGGCTCCTGGCCGCGCTGTTCTGCGGTTACGGCTTCGCCTGGGTGGGGCACTTCTTCTTCGAGAAGAACCGGCCCGCCACCTTCAAGCATCCGTTCTATTCGTTTGCTGGCGACTGGGTGATGTTCAAGGACATCCTGCTCGGACGAGTGAAGCTCTAGAGCGTCGGCGTGGGACTCGCCGCACCACCCGGCTCATAGAACATCAGGAACGCAGCACCGACGATCAGCGCGAACGCCGCGTAGTGGTTCCACTTCAGCGGCTGCCCGAGATACCAGGTCGAAAAGCCGGCGAACACCACCAGCGTCAGGATCTCCTGGATCGTCTTGAGCTGCACCACCGAGTACACCGTGCTGCCCAGCCGGTTGGCCGGCACCATCAGCGAGTACTCGAAAAAGGCGATGCCCCAGCTGGCCACGATGGCCAGCAGCAGCGGCGAGCTGCGGTACTTCAGATGGCCGTACCAGGCGAAGGTCATGAAGACGTTGGAAGCCAGCAGCAGGACCAGGGGCAGGACGCGGGCGAGCATGGTGACGGGCCGGACGATAGCGGGACGCGCAGCTTACGCGGACCGCCGGAGCCCGCCAAACGGGGCGGTCGGGCCCGGCGGACCGACTACCGGCCGGGCTCATCCCTACCAAACGCTGAACACCGGATTGATCTTCACACGGCCTCAACCGGATGCCCGGTAGCTTCACAAAGCTGAAGTCAAAGGAGCTTCTAATGCGCCATTCACAGGAAACTGCAGGGCTGGTTCTGGTGGTCGAGGACAACCGAAACATCTCCGAGATGGTCGGTGAGTATCTAGAGGGTCGTGGATTTGAGGTGGATTACGCCTCGGACGGGCTGGACGGTTACCGGCTCGCCACCGAGAACAGCTACGACGTGGTCGTGCTGGATTTGATGCTGCCGCGCATGGACGGCATGGAAGTCTGCAAGAAGTTGCGCAATGAAGCGCGCAAGTCCACGCCGGTGCTCATGCTCACCGCACGTGACACGCTGGACGACAAGCTCACCGGCCTGAGTTCCGGTGCCGATGATTACCTGACCAAGCCGTTCGCCATCCAGGAACTGGAAGCGCGTCTGCGCGCCCTGATCCGGCGCGAGCGCCGGCAGGTGGGCGCCGAGGTGCTGAAGGTCGCCGACCTGGTGCTGGATCCGGTCAGCATGCGCGCCACCCGTGGCGGCAACGAGCTGATGCTCTCGCCAATCGGTCTGCGCCTGCTGACCATCCTGATGCGTGAGTCGCCGCGGGTGGTGACGCGGCAGGAGATCGAGCGTGAGATTTGGGGCAATGGCCTGCCCGATTCGGACACGCTGCGCAGCCATCTGTACAACCTGCGCAAGGTGATCGACAAACCCTTCGACAAGCCCCTGCTGCACACCGTGCAGAGCGCGGGTTATCGAATCGCGGACATCGGCTGATCGTCCCGGCGGTGCGCGGCCACTGGCCGCGCGCTTGGCCGCCGTGTGATGATTCCGCGCCGAACGGACTGGAGCCGAAATGCCGCAGGGGTTGCCGCGCAAGCTTCGTATCGCCTTCATCCTGCAGGCCGTGATGGTGAGCCTGGCGATCGTGCTGGGTGTGTATCTGATCTCGGCGGTCATCAAGCACAGCCTGATGAACACCGCGCTGCAGGAAGAGGCCACCCACTTCTGGGAGCTGTACGACGCCTCGACCGCGCAGCCGCCGCCCAACACGCACAACCTGCGTGGCTACCTGGTGGTGAAGGGGCACTCCAACCTGGTGCTGCCGGACAACCTACGCGCGCTCAAGCCCGGCTTCCACGAGCTCAAGGACGACGACATGCTGGTGCTGGTGGACGAGCAGCCGGCCGGTCGCCTGTACCTGGTGTTCCTGCGTTCGCAGGCCGAGCGGCTGGCGTTCTATTTCGGCACGCTGCCGATCATCCTGACCCTGATCGCGATCTACGCGGTGTCCTGGCTGACCTACCGGGCGTCCAAGCGCCTGGTCTCGCCGGTGAGCTGGCTGGCGCGGCAAGTGGCCATGTGGGATCCGCGCAGGCCGGATGTCAGTGCGCTGGCACCGGAGAAACTGCCGGCCGAAGTGCAGGGCGAAGCGCGCCAGCTGGCGCAGGCCCTGCACGGCCTGTCCGAGCGCGTGGCCGCGCATGTGGCGCGCGAGCGCGACTTCACCCGCGACGCCAGCCATGAACTGCGTACCCCGCTGACGGTGATCCGCGTGGCCAGCGACATGGCCATGGCCGAGGAGGCCTCGCCGCGCGTGGCGCGTTCGCTGCAACGCATCCAGCGCGCCGGCCGCGACATGGAGGCGGTGATTGATGCCTTCCTGATCCTGGCGCGCGAGGCCGAAGTGGAGCCGCAGCGCGAGGACTTCGACGTGGCCGACGTGGTGCTGGACGAAGCCGAGAACGCGCGCACGTTGCTGATCGGCAAGCCGGTGGATCTGGAAGTGACCTGCAACGCCAAGCCGCGCCTGCATGCGCCGCCGCGCGTGTTCCAGGTGGTGATCAGCAACCTGCTGCGCAACGCCTGCAGCTATACCGACGAAGGCCGCATCGATGTGCTGGTGGAGGCGGATCGGATCTGCGTCAGCGATTCCGGCATCGGCATGTCGCAAGAGGCGATGCAGCGGGTGTTCGAACCCTTCTACCGGGTCGACCCCACCCGCCCGCGCGGCAGCGGCCTGGGCCTGTCGATCGTCAGCCGCCTGTGCGAACGCTTCGGCTGGAAAATCGAGCTGGAAAGCGAGTTGGGCAAGGGCACGACCGCCACGATCCGCTTCGCGTAGTCCAGGCTGCGCCTGGACTACCCCAAAGTTTGCTTCTGCAAACCTTGGGCCCCGCTATGTACTTCCACACCCCCATTCGCACCTGCGGTGCGAATCGCCCCCTGACTCAGGGGCGCGTTTCCATGCTGCGCATGGGATCCCCAAAGTTTGCTTCTGCAAACCTTGGGCCCTGCTATGTACTTCCACACCCCCATTCGCACCTGCGGTGCGAATCGCCCCCTGACTCAGGGGGCGCGTTTCCATGCTGCGCATGGAATCCCCAAAGTTTGCTTCTGCAAACCTTGGGCCCCGCTATGTACTTCCAAACCCCCATTCGCACCCGCGGTGCGAATCGCCCCCTGACTCAGGGGGCTGTTGGCCTGCTGAATGGTTGCATCGGGATTGCGGCTTGCTGTCAACGCGTTTGCGGGGCATGCGTTAATGCGGACGTATCCCCACTCGACCATCGCCCTTCATGAGCCAGCCGTCCCGTCCGTCCCCGCGTCCGACTCCCCGCCGTGCTTCGCCCTGGATTTCCCGCATCGTCATCGGCGCGGTTGCGCTGGCCGTGGTCGGCGGTGGCATCTGGTACTGGCAGGGGCGCAAGGCCGAGGCGGCGGACGGGGCGTATCGCACCGCGCCGGTGGAACGCGGCAACATCCGCGTGGCCATCTCCGCCACCGGCACCTTGAGCGCGATTTCCACGGTCACCGTGGGCAGCCAGATTTCCGGCCAGGTCACCGACGTGCGGGTCGACTTCAACAGCCCGGTCAAGAAGGGCGATGTGCTGGCGCGCATCGATCCCAAGACCTACGAAGCCCAGATCGAGCAGGGCACCGCGCAGATTGCCGCTGCGCGCGCGTCGCTGGCGCAGGCGCAGGCCACCTTGCGCAACGCCGATCTGGACTACCAGCGCAAGGCCGACCTGGGCACGCAGAAGCTGGTCGCGCAAAGCGACGTGGACCTGGCCCGGGCCGCGCGTGATCAGGCGCGCGCGCAGCTCAACTCCGCACAGGCGCAGATCAACCAGCAGACCGCATCGACCCAGACCACCCGCGTCAACCTGGAGCGCACGGTGATTCGTTCGCCGGTCGACGGTGTGGTGCTGACCCGCAGCATCGAACCCGGGCAGACGGTGGCCGCCAGCCTGCAGGCGCCGGAGTTGTTCACCATCGCCGAAGACCTGCGCAAGATGAAGATCGAACTGGCCGTGGACGAAGCCGACATCGGCCAGGTCAAGGTCGGCCAGGGCGTGTCGTTCACCGTCGACGCCTTCCCGGACCGGCAGTTCCGCGGCCTGGTCGAACAGGTGCGCCTGGCGGCGACCACCACCAACAACGTGGTGACCTATCCGGTGGTGGTGACCGTGGACAACGAGGACGAGACCTTGCTGCCCGGGCTGACCGTCAACGCCGAGATCGAAGTGAGCAAGCGCGACAACGTGCTGACCGTGTCCAACGCCGCGCTGCGCTACAAGCCCAACGATGACACCGCCGCGCCGGCCGCACCGCGCGGCGCCGCGCGTGGCACCGGCATGGCCGACGAACTGCAGCGCATCGCCGGTACGCTCGCGCTCAAGCCCGCGCAGCAGGCCGCATTCGATGAAGCGTTGTCGGCCATCCGCGAACGCCAGGCTGCGCGCACCGCGCAGGCGCCGCAGCAATCCGGCGGTGGCAGCGTATTTGGCGGTGGCCCGCCCGGCGGTGGACCGCGCTCCGGCAACAACAGCGGTGGCGCCAACCTGCAGGCGCAGATGCGCCAGCGCATGGCCGAACGCTTCCAGCAAGACTTCGCCGCCTTCCGCGCCAGTCTGGATGCGGCTCAGCAGAAGCGCTGGGACAGCGAACTCAAGACCCTGCTGGGCGCCAAGCGCGCACCGCTGTACAAGCTGGTGGCCGGCAAGCCGCAGGCGGTGACCGTGCGCATCGGCGCCACTGATGGCAGTGCGACGGAAATCGCCGGCGATATCAAGGAAGGCGATTTGATTGTTGTGGGCGAGCGGGCCAAGGAATGAGCGCCGCGAGCACGACCGAAGATCGCGTGCCGGTGATCGAGACACGCGCGCTGGGCAAGGTGTACTCGGCCGGCAGCGAAGCCGAGGTGGTGGCCTTGCACGGCGTGGACATGCGCATCCACCGCGGCGATTTCGTCGCCATCATGGGGCCGTCCGGTTCCGGCAAGTCGACCCTGATGAACCTGATCGGCTGCCTGGATACGCCCACCTCCGGCAGCTACTACTGCGATGGCGTGGACGTGTCCACGCTGGACGCGGAGGAGCTGGCGATCCTGCGACGCGACAAGATCGGCTTCGTCTTCCAGGGCTTCAACCTGCTGCCGCGCATGAGCGCGCTGGAGAACGTGGCCATGCCGCTGGGCTATGCGCAGGTACCGCCGCACGAGCGCAGCGAGCGCGCCCGCCAGGCGCTGGCCGCGGTCGGCCTGGCCGAACGCGGTGGCCATCGCCCGACCGAGCTGTCCGGTGGCCAGCAACAGCGCGTGGCCATTGCCCGCGCGCTGATCAACGAACCGCCGATCATCCTCGCCGACGAACCCACCGGCGCGCTCGACAGCCGCACCGGCGAGGAAATCCTGGCCCTGTTCAAGCGCTTGCGCGATGAGGGCCACACCGTGGTGCTGATCACCCATGATGCCGAAGTGGCGGCGCACGCGGATCGCACGCTGGTGATGCGCGATGGCGAACTGCATGAGCAGGAGGCCGGCGCATGAATTTCACCGATATCCTGCGCACCGCCATCTTCGCCCTGCGCGGCAACTGGATGCGCAGCGCGTTGACCTCGCTGGGCGTGATCATCGGCATTGCCGCGGTCATCGTGATGGTCTCGGTAGGGCAGGGCACGCAGGCGGAAATCGACAAGCTCGTGTCCGGCCTCGGCTCGCAGCGACTGGACATCAATCCCGGCGCCGGCCGTGGCGGTGGCGGCGTGCGCCAAAGTTCGAGCAGCTACTTCACCCTGCGCGAGGGTGATGTGGATGCGATCCGCGAGCAGATTCCGGAAGTGCAGTACGTGGCCGGCGCACTGCGTGGCAGCAGCCAGGTGGTGTACGCCGAAAACAACTGGTCCAGCAGCTGGCAGGGCGTGCAGCCGGACTACTTCGACATCAACAGCTGGACCATCGCCAATGGCGAAGGCTTCGACGCGCAGGCCTACAGCAGTGCCGGCAAGTCGGTGATCCTGGGTGAGACGGTGCGCCGCGAGTTGTTTGGCGAAGAGACTGGCGTGGGCCAGACCGTGCGCATCGGCCGGGTGCCGTTCACCGTGGTCGGCACGCTGGCGCCCAAGGGCCAGGGCGGCTTTGGCCAGGATCAGGATGACGTCATGATGGTGCCGCTGGAAACCGCGCGCCGCCGTCTGACGGGCGCGATGGGCCTGCCGCCCAGCGCGGTGATGCAGATCGCGCTGACCGTCAGTGACGCCAAGGATCTGGGGTACGTGCAGGGCGAAGTGGAAGCCTTGCTGCGCCAGCGCCACAAGATTGCGCCCGGCGATGACGACGACTTCAACGTGCGCAACATCTCCGAAATCGTCGCCACGCGTACCGCCACCACGCGGCTGATGTCGTTGTTGCTGGGGGCGGTGGCGACCATCTCGCTGATCGTCGGTGGCATCGGCATCATGAACATCATGCTGGTGTCGGTGACCGAACGCATCCGCGAAATCGGCCTGCGCATGGCGGTGGGTGCGGGCCCGGGCGATGTGCGCCGGCAGTTCCTCGCCGAGGCCATGTTGATTTCGCTGATTGGCGGCGTGTTGGGTATCGCGATCGGCATCGTCGGTGCGCTGCTCGTCGGCAAATTCAGTGAACTGCCGGTGGCATTGAACGGGCAGGTGATTGGCCTGGCCGCGGGCTTCTCGGTGGCCACGGGTCTGTTTTTCGGCTACTACCCGGCACGCAAGGCCTCGCAACTGGATCCGATCGAGGCGCTGCGCCAGCAATAGCAGGCTGCGGCCCGCACCATGCCATCATCCGGATATGGACCCCGCTACCTACACGCAGCTGCGACAACAAGCGCAACGACTGTGTCGGCGCGCGGCCGACGTCGAAGACCTCGTGCAGGACGCGCTAATCGCCGGCCTGGCAGCGGGTCGCAGTGATGCGCCCTGGTTGAGTGGAACATTGCGCAACCTGGCGGCGATGCAGGCACGCGGCGCGGTTCGCCGGCGTCGCCGTGAGGCAGCCGTCGTAGCGGACGTTGACGCTGACACCTGTCCGCCCCTGTCCGAGCCGCCATGCCTTGGTATCGGCGCAACCGCCTGGCCTGACGCCTGGCAGGCGTGGCCCGCCTCGCTGCGCCGCGTCGCCGTGCTGGCGCTGCATGGCATGTCCGCCGAGGAAATCCGCTATGTCCTGGGCTTGAGCGATGAGGCCTTCCGCCAGCGCCTGAGCCGGCTGCGCAAGGCGCTGGCCCGGCTCTCACGCGAGCAGCGCGCCGAAAGCCTGGCCCTGGCGTACGTCCGCGATCCGGCACGCAGCGTCGATCTGCAGTTTGGTCTGGTCCGTCGCGCCCTCAAGGCTGCGTTGCAGGGCCAGGACGGCATGGCCACGCATGACACCGACGGCCATCTGCTGGTCATTCGCGGACATGGTCACGAATGGCCCCCGCGCGGCAACGGATGAGTGGGACAACACCCAAGGAGGAATTCCCATGCTTACGAATTGCAAGGTCGGCGCCATCGTGTTCTTTGTCCGCGAGCTGGCGCGCTCGGTGGCGTTTTACCGCGACACGCTCGGGTTGCCGATCACCGCCATCGACGGCCATGACGGGCCGTTTGCGATGGCCGACGTCGGCGACCTGACCCTGGTGTTCCTGGTCCAGGACGCCAAACCCGGCGACTCGCCGGTGGTGGGGTTCCGGCTGGACGGTGGCATCGACGACTACGCGGAGAAGCTGGCCGCGCGCGGCGTGGAAATCGTGGTGCCGGTGAGCGAATCGCCTGATGGCGGTTTGTCGCTGGACTTCGTTGACCCGGATCGCAATCTGCTGAGCCTGCATCAAGGCCCGGAATTGCCAAGGCGGCTGTGACCTCAGGCCGCTTTCGGCTTTGGCTCAATGTAGGAGGGGCTTTAGCCCCGAAGCTCGCTGGCAATCCGCGCTCGTGCGAATTGGATGTGCAAATTCCACGGGCTCCGGATGCCCTACGAGCTTCGGGGCTGGTATTCAACAGACGAATGTCTGGTCAGCCCCTCCTACAAAGCCATCTCGCCCATGCAACGGTAAACCCGTCGCGGCCATGCAGCCCAAGAACCGTCGCGCCCATGCACGCGGCTAGCTTTGCGCCTGCGCCTGTTCCTTGCCCCAGGCTTCCATGCGCCGCTGCATTTCTTCGGGCGACACGTCTTCCACGTGGGTGGACAGCGACCATTTGTGGCCGAACGGATCCATGACGGTGCCAATCCGATCGCCCCAGAATTCCTGCGTCACCGGGCGGTTCTCGCGCGCGCCGGCCTTGAGCGCGCGGGCAAAGGCGGCGTCGGCGTCTTCGACATAGATCATGAAGCTGGCGGTGCCGCCGCCGCGCGAATTGGGCGACAAGGCATTCATGTCGGGCCATTCGTCGGACAGCATCACCACGGTGTCGCCGATGCGGATTTCGGCGTGACCGATCTTGTCGCCCATCGGCAGCCGGTACACCTCTTCGGCGCCAAAGGCATCGCGGTAGAAATCCAGTGCGCGGGCCGCGTCATCGACGATCAGATAGGACGTGACGCTGTGATACCCCTGCGGTTTGTAGGTGGTGGTGCCCATGGCGAACCTCCCAGTGTGGGAGCGCGACGCTAACGCCGGCGGGGTTATGCCGGCGTCTAATTCCCGGGCCGTGGTTCAGTGCACGTACGGCGCCAGCAGTTGCTTCCACAGGGCGTAGCCCGACGCATTCATGTGCAGGCGATCCTGGATGAACAGCGATTCGCGCGGTTGACCCTGCGCATCCAGCATCGGCGTGAACACATCCACGAACACCGCGCCGCGTTGCTGCGCCGCGCGCTGGACCAGGGCGTTGGCCTGGCGCTGGGCTTCGAGCAGATGGGCGCGCGACGGGCTGGGCTTGGTCGAGATGATCACGATCCGCGCGCTCGGCAAGCGCTTGTGTACGCGGTCAATGAAGGTGGCGGTGTCCTGGCCCACCTGCTCGGCTGTGCGGCCGTTCGCCAGATCGTTGTCGCCGGCGTACAGCACCACCGTCGAAGGGTGATAGGGATAGACAATGCGATCGGCGTACCAGGTGCTGTCGCGGACTTCCGAACCACCAAAGCCACGGTTGATCACCACGGCATCGGGGAAATCCTGCGCCAGGCTGTCCCACAGGCGGATCGAGGAACTGCCGACAAACAACACCGCGTCGCGCGGCGGCGGCTGCGCCTGATCCTGGGCGGCAAAACGCTGCATGTCCTGCGCCCACTCGGCGTTGGAAACTTCCGCCGGAATCTGTGGCTCGCGGTCGAGCGAACCCGGCGGCTGGCTGGCGCAGGCGACCAGTACCCACAGGAGCAACCCGGCCAGCAGGAAGCGGGAAGCAGAACGACGGTCAGCGATGCGGGGCAAGGTCACTCTCCGGTGTGGGGACGCAGGGACAGGGTTGGCGGGGCGGCGTCAAGCTGACGTCAAACTGTCATCGCAGCGGCCGTTTCCCGCCTGATCGGCAGCGGCGAGCCGCGCCAACCCGGTCAGAAGCCCAGTAAACAAGGCAAATCCAGCCACTGCAAACGGCGGGTCACCGCAATGTGGCAAGATCCGCCTTTCGCCCGACACCCCATGCAGTCCTCCATGGCCGACGAAATCGGACACATGCCCCGCGGCCCAGGCCGCATCCTCAAAGCGGCCATCTGGTCCATGCAAGGCCTGCGCGCCGCCTGGCTGCATGAGTCCTCGTTCCGTCTCGAGGTCTATCTGTGCCTGGTGCTCACCCCGCTTGCGCTCTGGCTGGGCGGGAGCGCGGTCGAACGCGTCCTGCTGATCGGCAGCTGCCTGCTGGTGCTCTCGGCCGAACTGCTGAACTCGGCAGTGGAAGCGGTGATCGAGCGCTACGGCCCCGAGCACCATGAACTGGCCGGCCGCGCCAAGGACATGGGTTCGGCGGCGGTGTTCGTGCTGATGATGAATGTGCTGCTGTGCTGGGGCCTGATCCTGGGTCCGCGCCTGTTCTGATCTTTTTCCCTTAGTGACAAGGTTTTGATTGCATGAGTCTTGAGTTCCTGGCCGACCCCAACGTCTGGCTGACCCTGGTAACGCTGAGCGCGCTGGAAATCGTGCTGGGCATCGACAACCTGGTGTTCATTTCGATCGCCGTCAGCAAGCTGCCCGAAGCGCAGCGCCCGACCGCGCGCAAGTTCGGCATCGCGGTGGCCTGCATCACGCGTATCGCCCTGCTGGTGTCGCTGGCGTTCCTGGCGCGCATGCAGTCCGATCTGTTCAGCGTGGCCGGCATGGGCATCTCGGTGCGCGACCTGGTGCTGATCCTGGGCGGCATCTTCCTGCTGGTGAAGGGCGCCATGGAGATCAAGGAACTGATCACCGGCGGCGAAGACGAAGACCCGACCACCTCCAAGGCCTCGGGCGTGTTCGGCATGGTGATCCTGCAGATTGCGATCATCGACATCGTGTTCTCGCTGGACTCGGTGATCACCGCGGTCGGCATGGCCCAGCATATTCCGATCATGGTCGCGGCGATCCTGCTGGCGGTGGCGGTGATGTTGCTGGCGGCCAATCCGCTCGGCCGTTTCATCGACGCCAATCCGACCATCAAGATGCTGGCGCTGGCCTTCATCGTGCTGATTGGCGTGGTGCTGATCCTGGACGGCCTGGAAATCCATGTGCCCAAGCCTTACGTCTACTTCGCCATGGGTTTCTCGGTGATGGTGGAATGGCTCAACCTGCTGATGCGCCGGCGTGCGGCCAGCAAGCACATCCCGGGCGCAGGCGACTGGTAAGCCTGTCGCGTCCACGCGCTGTTAACGAGGCCCCGGCGAGAGTCGGGGCCTTGTTTTTTTGGCTTGGTTGCATCCGTCATCGGCGGGTGCTGCAATGCCGCCGTCCCCCGCCCAAGGAGTGGTGTCATGCGTGTGTACGTCCGTTGCCTGGTGTTGCTTGCGCTGGCCGTGCTGCTGTCCGGCTGTGGCTACAACACGATCCAGCAGAAGGATGAGGCGGTCAAAGCCGGCTGGTCCGAAGTGCTGAACCAGTACAAGCGCCGCGCCGATCTCATTCCCAACCTGGTCAAGACCGTGCAGGGCTACGCCCAGCAGGAACGCCAGGTGCTGACCGACGTCACCAACGCGCGTGCGCGGGTGGGGCAGATCAATGTCAATGCCGACGATCCGGCCTCGCTGGCGCAGTTCCAGCAGGCGCAGGGTGAACTGGGCAGTGCGTTGTCGCGCCTGCTGGTGGTCACCGAGAACTATCCGAACCTGAAATCCGATCAGTCGTTCCGCGATCTGCAGGCGCAGCTGGAAGGCACCGAGAATCGCATCACCGTGGCGCGCGGGCGTTACATCCAGATGGTGCAGGACTACAACACATACATCCGTTCGTTCCCGCAGGTGATCACCGCCAAGATGTTCGGCTACAAGGAAAAGCCGAACTTCACCGTGCAGAACGAAGCGCAGATCTCCGAAGCGCCGCAGGTGGATTTCGGCACGCCGCCGCCGGCGCCCAGTGCACCGCCCGCTCCGGCACCGCAGCCGGCTCCGGCACCGCAACCGGGGAACTGAAATAGCCGCTCGGCTCGCCATGCGCGCACCGTGGTTCGGTCGCGCACTGGTCGCCCTGTGCCTGCTGGCCGCGGCGAATGTGCCGCTGGCCGCACAGGAACTGGCGGCCATTCCCGCGCTCGATTCGCCAGTGGTGGATACCACCGGCACCCTGGATGCGGCCACCCGCCAGCAATTGGAACAGCAGGCGCTGGCCCTGCAGCAGCGCAAGGGCAGCCAGCTGCAAGTGCTGGTGGTGGCAAGCACCGAGCCGGAAGGCATCGAGCAATACACCCAGCGCGTGTTTGATCAGTGGAAGCTGGGACGCAAGGGCGTGGACGACGGGGTGTTGCTGATCGTCGCCAAGGACGATCGACGCGTGCGCATCCAGCCGGGCTATGGCCTGGAAGGGGCGATTCCCGATGCCATCGCCAATCGCGTGATCCAGGAATACCTGGTGCCGAAATTCCGCCAGGGCGATTTTGCCGGCGGCATCGACGATGCCAGTGCGCAGCTGATCAAGTTGATTGACGGCGAGCCGTTGCCGCCGCCGGTGAGCGACAACCACAGTGGCCAGGGTCAGCACGGCGGCGGCGGCAACTGGCTGTTCGTGCTGATTGCCGGCTTTGTCGCCGCGACCATGGCCAAGGCGATCTTCTCGCGCGCGCCGGCCGGCGTGCGCGGATTGATTTCGGGCGCCGCCGGTGGCGGCGTGGCCTGGCTGTTTTCGTCAGCCCTGCTGCTGACCGGCATTGCCGGCGTGGTCGGCCTGGTGCTGGGCCTGCTCGCGGTGTCCTCGCCGGGCCGCTACGCGCGCCACGGCGGTTGGGGTGGCTGGGGCGGCGGTGGCTTCGGCGGTGGTGGCGGCGGCTGGGGTGGGGGAGGCGGCGGATTCGGTGGCGGCGGCTGGGGCGGTGGTGGCGGCATGTCCGGAGGCGGTGGCGCCTCGGGGAGCTGGTGATGCGCCTACTCCGACATCTGTTTCCGCCTTCGGCCGGCCGGCTGTTCCCGGCCGAGAGCCTGCAGCGCATCGCCGACGCCATCCACGAGGGCGAGCAGCGGCACACCGGCGAGGTGATGTTCGCGGTGGAGTCGGACCTGCCGGTACTGGCGGTGCTGCGCGGGGTGGATGCACGGACCCGCGCCCACGAGGCATTCGCGCGCCTGCGCACCTGGGACACCGAAGCCAACAACGGCGTGCTGATCTACCTGCTGCTGGCCGACCATCGCATTGAAATCGTCGCCGACCGCGGGCTGCGCGAGCGGGTCAGCGAGGCCCAGTGGCGCGGGGTCTGCCAGCTGATGGAAGACCATCTGCGCGCCGGTGAGGGGGAGGCGGCGGTGGTGCGCGGCATTGCCGCGGTCTCCGACCTGCTGGCCGGGTTCTATCCGCAGGATGGCAGCCGGCCGGATGAAGACGAGCTGCCCAACCAACCGCATATTTTCTGACAAGGCTCGCACCCGCGGGCGTGCTCGCCCAGAATAGGGGCTTCCAAGCCGGCCGTATCCGAGGCGCATGATCTACCTCCACCAGATTGACCCGATTGCCCTGTCGCTGGGCCCGTTGAAGCTGCACTGGTACGGCTTGATGTACCTGCTGGGATTCCTCGCCGCCTGGTGGTTGGGGCGGCGGCGCGTCGCCGAAGGACGTCTGCCGGGCGTGGACGCCAACGGCTTTTCCGATCTGCTGTTCTATTCGATGCTCGGCGTGGTGCTGGGCGGGCGCATCGGCTACATCCTGTTCTACGGTTTCGAGGGCTTCCTCGCCCATCCGCTGTCGATCTTCAAGGTATGGGAAGGCGGCATGAGCTTCCACGGCGGCCTGATCGGGGTGATGCTCGCGGCGCTGTGGTGGACGCGCCGGCAGCGCCTGCACTATTTCGACACGATGGATTTCGTCGCCCCGCTGGTGCCGCTGGGCCTGGGCTTTGGCCGGCTTGGCAATTTCATCGGCGCTGAGTTGTGGGGCAAGTACACGCGCGCGGACTGGGGCGTGATTTTCCCCACCGATCCGGCGCTCAAGCAGTACAGCGCCGAACAGTTGCAGGCGGCC
Encoded proteins:
- the lgt gene encoding prolipoprotein diacylglyceryl transferase, which encodes MIYLHQIDPIALSLGPLKLHWYGLMYLLGFLAAWWLGRRRVAEGRLPGVDANGFSDLLFYSMLGVVLGGRIGYILFYGFEGFLAHPLSIFKVWEGGMSFHGGLIGVMLAALWWTRRQRLHYFDTMDFVAPLVPLGLGFGRLGNFIGAELWGKYTRADWGVIFPTDPALKQYSAEQLQAAYASGALNGFARHPSQLYQAFLEGLVMFVALWWFSSKPRPRYAVSGLFALLYGVFRFVVEFVRVPDEQLQYLAFGWLTMGQLLSVPLILLGLYLFWLSRRSPTLAPAAKETA